A genomic stretch from Oleomonas cavernae includes:
- a CDS encoding LysR family transcriptional regulator, whose translation MDRFDSMRVFTRVVERRSFTVAAQDLGLPRSTVTDAVKQLEARLGVRLLQRTTRHVSPTLDGEAYYRRCLSLIADLEDAEGAFAGARPRGLLRVEVQGTLARHFLLPGLPAFLAEYPEIELSISEGERWVDVIREGVDCALRWGTLPDSDLVARRVGVLDRLTCAAPAYIERFGLPGDIDGLEGHRMIGLRSLSTGAVRPLEFMVEGSLRSVTLPTLVSVTGTESYLMVARLGLGLFQVPRFHAAADLAQGTLVPLLAACPPPSVPVSLLYPRNRQLSPRVRVFLDWAARMSAGNLGVAA comes from the coding sequence ATGGACCGCTTCGACTCCATGCGCGTCTTCACCCGCGTGGTCGAACGGCGCAGCTTCACCGTCGCGGCGCAGGACCTGGGCCTGCCCCGCTCCACGGTCACCGACGCGGTGAAGCAGTTGGAGGCGCGCCTGGGCGTGCGCCTGCTGCAGCGAACCACCCGCCATGTCAGCCCGACGCTGGACGGCGAGGCCTACTACCGGCGCTGCCTGTCCCTGATCGCGGACCTGGAGGATGCGGAAGGTGCCTTTGCCGGCGCGCGGCCCCGGGGCCTGCTGCGGGTGGAGGTGCAGGGCACGCTGGCACGGCATTTCCTGCTGCCGGGCCTGCCCGCCTTCCTGGCCGAATACCCGGAGATCGAGCTCAGCATCAGCGAGGGTGAACGCTGGGTCGACGTGATCCGCGAGGGCGTCGACTGCGCCCTGCGCTGGGGCACGCTGCCCGACAGCGACCTGGTGGCACGGCGCGTGGGGGTCCTGGACCGGTTGACCTGCGCCGCCCCCGCCTATATCGAACGCTTCGGGCTGCCCGGCGACATTGACGGCCTGGAAGGCCACCGGATGATCGGCCTGCGCTCCCTCTCCACCGGCGCCGTGCGACCGCTGGAATTCATGGTGGAGGGATCGCTGCGCAGCGTGACCCTGCCGACCCTGGTGTCGGTGACCGGCACCGAAAGCTACCTGATGGTGGCCCGGCTGGGCCTTGGGCTGTTTCAGGTTCCACGTTTTCACGCGGCAGCGGATCTGGCGCAGGGCACGCTGGTGCCCCTGCTCGCCGCCTGTCCGCCGCCGTCGGTGCCCGTCTCCCTGCTCTATCCAAGGAACCGGCAGCTATCGCCCCGGGTCCGGGTCTTCCTCGACTGGGCCGCACGGATGTCCGCCGGCAATCTCGGGGTGGCGGCCTAG
- a CDS encoding SDR family oxidoreductase — protein MKQVIVVTGASSGFGALTARALAHAGHTVYATMRETEGRNAPQVAEVARYAAQHGVDLRTVELDVAADASVNAGIARIIADNGRLDVVVHNAGHMSFGPAEAFTPEQFAQLYDINVLSTQRVNRAALPQLRKQGRGLVVWVSSSSTRGGTPPYLSPYFAAKAAMDSLAVSYASELTRWGIETSIVVPGAFTKGTNHFAHSGAPADTARADEYNEGPYAGVPDKALQGLAALEPADADVAEVAKAIVTVVDTPFGQRPFRVHIDPSQDGAEIVNGVADRVRAEMFRRIGLEDLLKPRMVVA, from the coding sequence ATGAAACAGGTTATCGTCGTCACCGGCGCCTCCAGCGGCTTTGGCGCGCTTACCGCCCGCGCCCTGGCCCATGCCGGCCACACCGTCTATGCCACCATGCGCGAGACCGAGGGGCGCAACGCCCCACAGGTCGCCGAGGTGGCACGCTATGCGGCCCAGCATGGCGTCGACCTGCGCACCGTGGAACTGGACGTCGCCGCCGATGCCTCGGTTAATGCGGGCATCGCCCGGATCATCGCGGACAACGGCCGCCTCGACGTGGTGGTGCACAACGCGGGTCACATGTCCTTCGGCCCGGCGGAAGCCTTCACGCCGGAGCAGTTTGCTCAACTCTACGACATCAACGTGCTGAGCACCCAGCGGGTCAACCGCGCGGCCCTGCCGCAGTTGCGCAAACAGGGCCGGGGATTGGTGGTCTGGGTCTCGTCCAGCAGCACCCGGGGTGGCACGCCGCCCTACCTCTCGCCCTATTTCGCGGCCAAGGCGGCGATGGACTCGCTCGCCGTCTCCTATGCCAGCGAACTGACCCGCTGGGGCATCGAGACCTCGATCGTGGTGCCCGGCGCCTTCACCAAGGGCACCAACCACTTCGCCCATTCGGGCGCCCCGGCCGACACGGCGCGGGCCGACGAATACAACGAGGGCCCCTATGCCGGCGTGCCGGACAAGGCGCTGCAGGGCCTTGCGGCACTCGAGCCCGCCGATGCGGACGTGGCCGAGGTGGCGAAGGCGATCGTCACGGTGGTCGATACGCCGTTCGGCCAGCGGCCGTTCCGGGTCCACATCGACCCGTCGCAGGACGGCGCCGAGATCGTCAACGGCGTGGCCGACCGGGTGCGCGCGGAAATGTTCCGCCGCATCGGCCTCGAGGACCTGCTGAAGCCCCGCATGGTGGTGGCCTAG
- the maiA gene encoding maleylacetoacetate isomerase — MTGTPPFELYAYWRTSATYRVRVALNLKGLEAHERIVNLDAGEQRSEAFLKINPLGAIPALIAPGQPPLTQSLAILEFLEETAPEPALLPADPHGRARVRSIAAMLAADTHPLITPRVRKYLTTTGGFDDAAWRAWQIQWFSTGLQAVERRLAADAATGTYCHGDTVTMADICLLSIVVVTRVFKIVVPDIPLIDGIVALCEAQAAFAKADPFRQEGAPKP, encoded by the coding sequence ATGACCGGGACACCGCCCTTCGAGCTCTATGCCTATTGGCGCACCTCGGCGACCTACCGGGTGCGGGTCGCCCTCAATCTCAAGGGCCTTGAGGCGCACGAGCGCATCGTCAACCTGGACGCGGGCGAACAGCGCAGCGAGGCCTTCCTCAAGATCAATCCCCTGGGGGCGATCCCGGCCCTGATCGCGCCGGGCCAGCCGCCGCTGACCCAGTCACTGGCGATCCTCGAATTCCTGGAAGAGACAGCGCCCGAGCCGGCCTTGCTGCCCGCCGATCCCCATGGCCGGGCGCGGGTGCGCTCGATCGCGGCGATGCTGGCGGCCGATACCCACCCGCTGATCACGCCCAGGGTGCGCAAATACCTGACCACCACCGGCGGCTTCGACGATGCCGCCTGGCGCGCCTGGCAGATCCAATGGTTCAGCACCGGCCTGCAGGCGGTGGAGCGGCGGCTGGCGGCCGATGCCGCGACCGGCACCTACTGCCACGGCGACACGGTGACGATGGCCGACATCTGCCTGTTGAGCATCGTCGTGGTGACCCGCGTCTTCAAGATCGTGGTGCCCGACATTCCCCTGATCGACGGCATCGTCGCGCTCTGCGAGGCCCAGGCGGCGTTCGCGAAGGCCGATCCGTTCAGGCAGGAAGGGGCGCCCAAGCCCTGA
- a CDS encoding Crp/Fnr family transcriptional regulator → MPFDIGRAERLLSQRGWLAEQPADLRRRLLAAARVIERRPGESVYTIGDPADGLYALLSGRMKFVNYLANGREVGTWVTEPVDWFGEVSMFDGLPRRQSTLALDPSVILHLPVAGFNAIVEAEPRYWRNFGIILSQHLRTALHYLEDVATEPSHIRIGRLLLIMATGESEKEPAPGAVVEINQEDLATTTGMSRQSANKALKRLEDAGLIERRYGAVILADPIGLANVGR, encoded by the coding sequence TTGCCCTTCGACATCGGCCGGGCCGAACGCCTGCTGAGCCAGCGCGGCTGGCTCGCTGAACAGCCCGCCGACCTGCGCCGGCGCCTGCTGGCCGCCGCCCGCGTGATCGAACGGCGGCCGGGCGAAAGCGTCTACACCATAGGCGATCCGGCCGACGGCCTCTATGCCCTGCTCTCGGGCCGGATGAAATTCGTCAACTACCTGGCCAACGGCCGCGAGGTGGGCACCTGGGTGACCGAACCGGTGGATTGGTTCGGCGAGGTTTCCATGTTCGACGGCCTGCCCCGGCGGCAAAGCACCCTGGCTCTCGACCCGTCCGTCATCTTGCATCTGCCGGTCGCCGGCTTCAACGCCATCGTCGAGGCCGAGCCGCGCTATTGGCGTAACTTCGGCATCATCCTGTCCCAGCACCTGCGCACCGCCCTGCACTATCTCGAGGACGTGGCGACCGAGCCCAGCCACATCCGCATCGGCCGGCTGTTGCTGATTATGGCGACCGGCGAAAGCGAGAAGGAGCCGGCCCCCGGGGCGGTCGTCGAAATCAACCAGGAGGACCTGGCGACGACCACCGGCATGTCGCGGCAAAGCGCCAACAAGGCGCTGAAGCGGCTGGAAGATGCCGGCCTGATCGAGCGACGATATGGCGCGGTCATCCTGGCCGATCCCATCGGATTGGCCAATGTCGGGCGATAA
- a CDS encoding class II aldolase/adducin family protein has translation MSTVALKKTGSSVRDLVSPEEWQVRVDLAATYRLVAHYGWDDLIFTHISARVPNSDHHFLINPYGYMFEEITASSLVKVDLAGHILMETEHFINPAGYTIHSAIHGAREDAGCVLHLHTDAGVGVSAQQHGLLPITQNAMSLVEDLAYHDYEGIALNLDERERLVADIGTKNMMLLRNHGTLAVGQDCAEAFTRIFFLERACAQQVAALAGGSAYVDPPASVKKTTAEQGRGIAGIAHLGWGGLLRKLDRIDPGFRN, from the coding sequence ATGTCGACGGTTGCGCTCAAGAAGACCGGTTCCAGCGTGCGGGACCTGGTCAGCCCCGAGGAATGGCAGGTCCGGGTCGATCTTGCCGCCACCTATCGCCTCGTCGCCCACTATGGCTGGGACGACCTGATCTTCACCCACATCTCGGCCCGGGTGCCCAATTCGGACCATCACTTCCTGATCAACCCTTACGGCTACATGTTCGAGGAAATCACCGCCTCGAGCCTGGTGAAGGTCGACCTCGCCGGCCACATCCTTATGGAGACCGAGCACTTCATCAATCCGGCCGGCTACACCATCCATTCGGCCATCCACGGCGCGCGCGAGGATGCGGGCTGCGTCCTGCACCTGCACACCGATGCCGGGGTCGGCGTCTCGGCCCAGCAGCACGGCCTGCTGCCGATCACCCAGAACGCCATGTCGCTGGTCGAAGACCTCGCCTATCACGACTACGAGGGCATCGCCCTGAACCTCGACGAGCGCGAGCGTCTGGTCGCCGACATCGGCACCAAGAACATGATGCTGCTGCGCAACCACGGCACCCTGGCGGTCGGCCAGGATTGCGCCGAGGCCTTCACCCGCATCTTCTTCCTCGAGCGCGCCTGCGCCCAGCAGGTGGCGGCACTTGCCGGCGGCAGCGCCTATGTCGACCCGCCGGCCTCGGTGAAGAAGACCACGGCCGAACAGGGCCGCGGCATCGCCGGCATCGCTCACCTGGGTTGGGGCGGGCTGCTGCGCAAGCTCGACCGCATCGATCCCGGCTTCCGCAACTGA
- a CDS encoding HD domain-containing protein, producing the protein MAHDGGIEAPRAKFHAMEHGTQDDWAAIITHELPFQAAQAGRLLDHLKLLKDEAGGFAIDRLEHSLQSATMAHQAGKDEEYVVCALFHDMGDMLGSFNHADIAAAVLKPFVSEANHWMVEKHGIFQGYYFFHYLGLDRDMREKFRGHPHFEHTAEFCAKFDQNCFDPSFEAMPLEAFRPMVERVISRPRRSIYMKGD; encoded by the coding sequence ATGGCCCATGACGGCGGCATCGAAGCGCCACGCGCCAAGTTCCACGCGATGGAGCATGGCACCCAGGATGACTGGGCTGCCATCATCACCCACGAACTGCCGTTCCAGGCGGCCCAGGCCGGGCGCCTGCTCGACCACCTGAAGCTGCTGAAGGACGAGGCCGGCGGCTTCGCCATCGACCGGCTGGAGCACAGCCTGCAATCGGCGACCATGGCCCACCAGGCCGGCAAGGACGAGGAATACGTCGTCTGCGCCCTGTTCCACGACATGGGCGACATGCTGGGCAGCTTCAACCACGCCGATATCGCGGCCGCCGTGCTGAAGCCCTTCGTGTCCGAGGCCAACCACTGGATGGTCGAGAAACACGGCATCTTCCAGGGTTACTATTTCTTCCACTACCTGGGCCTCGACCGCGACATGCGCGAGAAGTTCCGGGGCCACCCGCACTTCGAACACACGGCCGAGTTCTGCGCCAAGTTCGACCAGAACTGTTTCGATCCCAGCTTCGAGGCGATGCCGCTCGAAGCCTTCCGCCCCATGGTGGAACGGGTGATTTCGCGTCCGCGCCGCAGCATCTACATGAAGGGCGACTGA
- a CDS encoding pyridoxamine 5'-phosphate oxidase family protein, with the protein MTLIDETDTSTFPRTPRNTVRRLPARAAYDRNSVAAILDEGLVAHIGFAGDRGQPFVLPTAYARLGDKVIVHGSVISRMMKVLSTGVPMCLTVTLIDGLVLARSAFHHSMNYRSVTVFGEAVLVTDPGEKAAALKGLTDKLTNGGRWDDLRPVTSKEVAATTVLALPLAEAVAKSRSGPPKDDAEDMNWPVWAGVVPLSLVKGEPITDQA; encoded by the coding sequence ATGACCCTGATCGATGAAACCGACACCAGCACCTTCCCCCGCACGCCGCGCAACACGGTGCGCCGCCTGCCCGCCCGCGCCGCCTACGACCGCAACTCGGTCGCGGCCATCCTGGACGAGGGGCTGGTGGCCCATATCGGCTTCGCCGGCGACAGGGGCCAGCCCTTCGTGTTGCCCACGGCCTATGCCCGCCTGGGAGACAAGGTGATCGTCCACGGCTCGGTCATCAGCCGGATGATGAAGGTGTTGTCGACGGGGGTGCCGATGTGCCTGACCGTCACCCTGATCGACGGCCTGGTGCTGGCGCGCTCCGCCTTCCATCACTCGATGAACTACCGCTCGGTCACCGTGTTCGGTGAGGCGGTGCTGGTCACCGATCCGGGCGAGAAGGCAGCGGCGTTGAAGGGCCTGACGGACAAGCTGACCAACGGCGGCCGCTGGGACGACCTGCGCCCCGTTACGTCCAAGGAAGTGGCCGCGACCACGGTGCTGGCCCTGCCCCTGGCCGAGGCGGTGGCCAAGAGCCGGTCCGGCCCGCCCAAGGATGATGCCGAGGACATGAACTGGCCGGTCTGGGCCGGCGTGGTGCCGCTGTCGCTGGTCAAGGGCGAGCCGATCACGGACCAGGCCTGA
- the pdxR gene encoding MocR-like pyridoxine biosynthesis transcription factor PdxR, with product MGRNTVIAVFERLAADGFVEARGAAGTVVARIDSALLLRHRAQKPATGALSARGAALAAIDRGTGDKSGPFVPGLPALDLFPGDLWARLVARRLRQSSAALLGFGHAQGWPPLREAIARHLADSRGIVADPATVVITTGAQGALDFVARLLCDVGDPVWIEDPGYLGARGAFTAAGLRLVPVPVDEEGLRVDDATAREARPRLVYVTPSHQYPTGVAMSLPRRLALLAAAEAAGAWVIEDDYDSEFRFDGPPLAPLHNLDSGGRVIYIGTLGKALAPALRVGFALLPQPLAAQAAIALRHTGQAPPPLIQATLADFIADGHFAAHLRKLKPIYAERRAALIEACGRSLGGLGSIMRAEAGIQVALRLHRLDDRAAAAAAAGAGIVAPALSRAAIGPSAPSGLQLGFAAVDVAAIEAGVARLAGVLRDLDARATRPG from the coding sequence CTGGGCCGCAACACCGTGATCGCGGTGTTCGAGCGGCTGGCGGCCGATGGCTTCGTCGAGGCGCGCGGGGCCGCGGGCACCGTCGTGGCGCGCATCGATTCAGCCCTGCTCTTGCGCCATCGGGCGCAGAAGCCGGCGACCGGCGCCCTGTCCGCCCGCGGGGCGGCCCTGGCCGCGATCGACCGCGGGACCGGCGACAAGTCCGGGCCTTTCGTGCCGGGGCTGCCGGCGCTCGATCTCTTTCCAGGCGACCTGTGGGCGCGTCTGGTGGCGCGCCGCCTGCGCCAGTCCAGCGCCGCCTTGCTGGGCTTCGGCCATGCCCAGGGCTGGCCGCCCCTGCGCGAGGCGATCGCCCGGCATCTGGCCGACAGCCGCGGCATCGTCGCCGATCCCGCAACCGTGGTGATTACCACCGGCGCGCAGGGCGCCCTGGATTTCGTCGCCCGGCTGCTTTGTGATGTCGGCGATCCCGTGTGGATCGAGGATCCGGGCTATCTCGGCGCGCGGGGGGCTTTCACCGCCGCCGGCCTGCGCCTGGTGCCGGTGCCGGTGGACGAGGAGGGCTTGCGCGTCGACGACGCGACGGCGCGCGAGGCCCGGCCCCGGCTGGTCTATGTCACGCCGTCGCACCAGTACCCGACCGGTGTCGCCATGAGCCTGCCGCGCCGCCTCGCCCTGCTGGCCGCGGCGGAAGCGGCTGGCGCCTGGGTGATCGAGGATGACTACGACAGCGAGTTCCGCTTCGACGGGCCGCCGCTGGCGCCCCTGCACAACCTCGATTCCGGCGGGCGTGTAATTTACATCGGTACATTGGGCAAGGCGTTGGCGCCGGCCCTGCGCGTCGGCTTTGCCCTGCTGCCGCAGCCGCTGGCCGCCCAGGCGGCGATCGCCCTGCGCCATACCGGCCAGGCCCCGCCGCCGCTGATCCAGGCGACGCTGGCCGATTTCATCGCCGACGGGCATTTCGCCGCCCACCTGCGCAAGCTCAAGCCGATCTATGCCGAACGGCGTGCCGCGCTGATCGAGGCCTGCGGCCGCAGCCTGGGCGGCCTGGGCAGCATCATGCGGGCCGAGGCCGGGATCCAGGTCGCCCTGCGCCTGCACCGCCTGGACGATCGCGCCGCCGCGGCGGCGGCGGCCGGCGCTGGAATCGTCGCCCCGGCCCTGTCCCGGGCAGCCATCGGCCCGTCCGCCCCCTCGGGCCTGCAGCTCGGCTTTGCCGCTGTCGACGTCGCGGCAATCGAGGCCGGCGTCGCCCGCCTGGCCGGGGTTCTGCGTGATCTCGACGCCCGGGCGACGCGGCCGGGGTGA
- a CDS encoding cell envelope integrity EipB family protein, with amino-acid sequence MAASSAQTGPVTGTTVTAGATVPGAVEPVASAPMPLAEGQRLLGHRAIYDLHLGRSENGSGVAMADGRMVIEFTDTCDGYSLNQRLQMRLGDGEGGATVTDFRVANWEATDGKRFRFATRHIVNGEENEAFEGSAQLGPDGSGEAHYTKPEDTVKKLPAGTLFPSMHTIQLIHAAQASKPILSGQLFDGSGEELTYDVVGAIGRSGSVTPVSLKGKGLDLLRDLQSWPVRIAFYPTGSIEELPEYEVGFRLYANGVSSDMQLDYGDFSIEAVLSELDALPKPDC; translated from the coding sequence GTGGCCGCCAGTAGCGCGCAGACCGGGCCGGTAACCGGCACGACCGTGACGGCGGGGGCGACGGTGCCCGGCGCCGTCGAGCCGGTAGCCTCGGCGCCGATGCCGCTGGCCGAGGGTCAGCGGCTGCTGGGCCATCGCGCGATCTATGACTTGCATCTGGGCCGCTCCGAGAACGGCTCGGGCGTGGCCATGGCGGATGGCCGGATGGTCATCGAATTCACCGACACCTGCGACGGCTACTCGCTGAACCAGCGCCTGCAGATGCGCCTGGGCGACGGCGAGGGCGGGGCGACCGTCACCGATTTCCGCGTCGCCAACTGGGAGGCGACCGACGGCAAGCGCTTCCGCTTCGCCACCCGGCACATCGTCAACGGCGAAGAGAACGAGGCCTTCGAGGGCAGCGCCCAACTCGGCCCCGACGGCAGCGGCGAGGCCCATTATACCAAGCCGGAAGACACGGTGAAGAAGCTGCCCGCCGGGACCTTGTTCCCCTCGATGCACACGATCCAGTTGATCCACGCGGCCCAGGCGTCCAAGCCCATTCTGTCGGGTCAGTTGTTCGACGGCTCGGGCGAGGAACTGACCTATGACGTGGTCGGTGCCATCGGGCGTTCGGGCTCGGTCACGCCGGTGTCGCTGAAGGGCAAGGGCCTCGACCTGTTGCGCGACCTGCAGTCCTGGCCGGTGCGCATTGCCTTCTACCCGACCGGCTCGATCGAGGAACTGCCGGAATACGAAGTCGGCTTCCGCCTCTATGCCAACGGCGTGTCCAGCGACATGCAGCTCGACTACGGCGATTTTTCCATCGAAGCGGTACTGTCCGAGCTCGACGCCCTGCCCAAGCCCGACTGCTGA
- a CDS encoding ROK family protein encodes MVGLRYGIDLGGTKTEILALDADGAERLRQRAPTPRGDYQAIVQHLARMVHAADAALGRAGTVGIGIPGALSPLSGTVKHANTTELNGHDFNGDLAAAIGRPVRLANDADCFALSEATDGAGAGARSVFGAILGTGTGGGIVVNGQLLAGPNALAGEWGHIPLPWPRDDERPGLPCYCGKSGCLETFISGTGFASDHNRTNGTALKGPEIVAAALAGEAAAVASLERYVDRLARALAVIINVIDPHVIVLGGGMSNVTRLYEALPALLDTYVFSDKCVTPIRRATHGDSSGVRGAARLW; translated from the coding sequence ATGGTGGGCCTGCGCTATGGCATCGACCTCGGCGGCACCAAGACCGAGATCCTGGCGCTCGATGCCGACGGCGCCGAGCGCCTGCGCCAGCGGGCGCCGACCCCGCGCGGCGACTACCAGGCGATCGTGCAGCATCTGGCCCGCATGGTGCACGCGGCCGATGCCGCCCTGGGCCGGGCCGGCACGGTCGGCATCGGCATCCCCGGCGCCCTGTCACCGCTAAGCGGCACGGTCAAACATGCCAATACCACGGAATTGAACGGCCACGATTTCAACGGCGATCTGGCGGCAGCCATCGGCCGGCCGGTGCGCCTGGCCAACGACGCCGACTGCTTCGCCCTGTCGGAAGCGACAGACGGGGCGGGGGCTGGCGCCCGATCAGTCTTCGGGGCAATTCTGGGTACCGGCACCGGCGGCGGCATCGTGGTCAACGGGCAATTGCTGGCCGGGCCCAATGCCCTGGCCGGGGAATGGGGGCACATTCCCCTGCCCTGGCCCCGCGACGACGAACGCCCGGGCCTGCCCTGCTATTGCGGCAAGTCCGGCTGCCTGGAGACCTTCATCTCCGGCACCGGCTTCGCCAGCGACCACAACCGCACGAACGGCACGGCCTTGAAGGGGCCGGAGATCGTCGCCGCGGCGCTGGCCGGCGAAGCGGCAGCCGTGGCGAGCCTCGAGCGCTATGTCGACCGCCTGGCGCGCGCGCTGGCCGTGATCATCAATGTCATCGACCCGCATGTCATCGTGCTGGGCGGCGGCATGTCGAATGTCACCCGCCTCTACGAGGCGCTGCCGGCGCTGCTGGACACATACGTATTCTCGGATAAATGCGTGACACCGATCCGCCGCGCCACCCACGGAGATTCCTCGGGCGTGCGCGGCGCGGCGCGGCTGTGGTAG
- a CDS encoding HAD family hydrolase — MPEIHVNVRPQLDQLTLVAGRPLVVTDADEVLFLFLEGFEAYLEDNGHYLDLSSFALVGNIKVSETEEMAPVEVAKALLDGFFRERTETMTPVPGAAAALAALAERAQIVVLSNLPDSSKVAREKALALAGMPYPVIANVGPKGAAVRHMAERVQAPVFFLDDIPHNHTSVAHVAPDVQRLHFVADPRLARLIGPAEHCHHRVDDWDEARRLIERELTSMGW, encoded by the coding sequence ATGCCCGAAATTCATGTCAATGTCCGCCCCCAGCTCGACCAGCTCACCCTGGTGGCGGGCCGCCCGCTGGTGGTCACCGATGCCGACGAGGTGCTGTTCCTGTTCCTCGAGGGCTTCGAGGCCTATCTCGAGGATAACGGCCACTACCTGGATCTCTCCTCCTTCGCCCTGGTCGGCAACATCAAGGTCAGCGAGACCGAGGAGATGGCCCCGGTCGAGGTGGCCAAGGCCCTGCTCGACGGCTTCTTCCGGGAACGCACCGAAACCATGACCCCGGTACCGGGCGCCGCCGCCGCCCTGGCGGCCCTGGCCGAACGGGCGCAGATCGTGGTGCTGTCCAACCTGCCCGATTCATCGAAGGTGGCGCGGGAAAAGGCCCTGGCCCTGGCGGGCATGCCCTATCCGGTGATCGCCAATGTCGGACCCAAGGGTGCCGCCGTCCGCCACATGGCCGAGCGGGTGCAGGCGCCGGTGTTCTTCCTCGACGACATTCCGCACAACCACACCTCGGTCGCCCATGTCGCCCCCGATGTGCAGCGCCTGCACTTCGTCGCCGATCCCAGGCTTGCCCGCCTGATCGGCCCGGCCGAACACTGCCACCACCGCGTCGACGATTGGGACGAGGCGCGTCGCCTGATCGAACGCGAGCTGACCAGCATGGGCTGGTGA
- a CDS encoding DUF3572 domain-containing protein, with product MKRERAETIGLMALAHLATHEDLLHRFLGESGMNGDDLRRAAGDPATLGGVLDFLLGDEARVLAFAAAAGLAPDEALRARYALPGGSPGDRGAL from the coding sequence ATGAAACGGGAACGCGCGGAAACGATCGGCCTGATGGCCCTTGCCCATTTGGCAACCCATGAGGATCTGCTGCACCGCTTTTTGGGCGAATCGGGCATGAATGGCGATGATCTGCGTCGTGCCGCCGGCGACCCCGCAACTCTCGGCGGTGTCCTGGATTTCCTGCTCGGGGACGAGGCGCGCGTCCTGGCCTTTGCCGCCGCCGCCGGCCTTGCGCCGGACGAGGCGCTGCGCGCCCGTTATGCCTTGCCGGGCGGCAGCCCCGGCGACCGTGGAGCCCTGTGA